A single Chiloscyllium punctatum isolate Juve2018m chromosome 14, sChiPun1.3, whole genome shotgun sequence DNA region contains:
- the LOC140485730 gene encoding uncharacterized protein: protein MFGIEMKANGKDFLGCCFRISVGQGKRVELLGNKIQSFTPPDDPKVVKFIEVKDLKQTIEIETGYGDANAWVEWVKYTVKSLNKSNCYACASGRPVAQVVPFPLGWKRDRKGMKCMIALYQDETAWNDRNCTSLSLMFPPLEKKDAKVPPLFSAAVGNHTSCVRRRGTSRSKDLGELKLCTEIKNVTETEKGGHYSALKVPRADLWWYCGGKILRPTLSPDWRGICAIVQLAIPFTLAFEKENKGGKKGRGKRLLLDTSFDDRIYLDSVGVPRGVPDEFKARNQIAAGFVPALFWWVTINKNDHTLYTRAHPKVD from the coding sequence atgtttgggatagaaatgaaagcaaatgggaaggatttcttgggctgttgtttccgaattagtgtaggacagggaaaacgggtagaactactgggtaataagatacaatctttcacccctcccgatgatcctaaagtagtaaaatttatagaggtaaaggacttgaaacagaccattgaaatagaaactgggtacggggatgcaaatgcctgggttgaatgggtaaagtatactgtaaaaagtctgaacaaaagcaattgctatgcatgtgcctccggtcgaccagtggcccaggtggttccctttccgctcgggtggaagcgagacaggaagggcatgaaatgtatgatagccctgtatcaggatgagactgcgtggaatgataggaattgtacctccctatcactgatgttccctcccttggagaagaaagatgcaaaagttccccccctgttttctgccgcagttggaaatcacacctcgtgtgtgcgtagacgaggtacaagtcggtcgaaagatttgggggagctgaaactatgtacagagattaagaatgtcaccgaaacggagaagggagggcactactcagcattaaaggttccccgagcggatctgtggtggtactgtggaggcaaaatattgagacccacgctatctccggattggagagggatatgtgcaattgtacaattggcaattccatttaccctggcatttgagaaggaaaacaaaggagggaaaaagggaaggggtaagagattactgttagacacttctttcgatgacaggatttatcttgattcggtaggagtccctaggggagtaccggatgaattcaaggctcgtaaccagattgcagcaggctttgtgccagctctcttttggtgggtaacaattaataaaaatgatcatacgctgtatacgagggctcacccaaaggttgattga
- the bbs12 gene encoding Bardet-Biedl syndrome 12 protein, with the protein MEQVAGYSQSVGIQCSLLNRKSHLGLEQISAVAASGSSLLGSKKYKFIVDDETSETIVICSAFRLLENLQLDCPVGQLLNEAIQAHHKQYKSGTSTLLFLAGAWSKAVLNCINQGIPIPIIVSEMYGGLEHCFEILISRQISIDSILENSQCKQRSQTIKADGLSCTLTSFPTQPTNEMQSVVKEDAHFQSNISIKMNSSSNYSISNEHGSSMLSFSSNIITHASSDQGHPSYTRNQAKARINMSRHFVNSNINRQEEALPDLSNSFQQDSFSTPADSTRFTTLALSLSHGNHRMMKLAIEAYKIQTQSILQETIKRPLPEFNIDKLVTYFLPGPPEHESCVSPGFVTLISEDQSKIVQDLATLPLHTIFISGDLTDKYRHPGFNRISDIKVVTQTVEDISKTLEEEWLCRTMDILHKFHINLILVKGLTSPYLMNKCLQEKILVIQEVKEPVFQRLTKAMEGIHVTYITQVKENCIGTGAHLCLWKMEHGNIPNSGERFAVQINTYKTAVITVVLCSPLRCKLQTLVDQFWSCAYRLKHALSERCIFPGAGATELACLCHLKQQILKNSPCTLGINETSCIGTHHSSWFAETAVLFKSQVLQALADGLIEYLVTAMFNTGMYETPLDALSEVQKCLHDNDGTFPIISELSEQHVKVDIPCRSSCSSLSDDCFDYEVYDNVTVKLEAWRRALNLVLLVLRADAEIITGTKAKTYTVSEAQLREGTFL; encoded by the exons ATGGAGCAGGTGGCAGGTTACTCACAG TCTGTTGGAATACAGTGCAGCTTACTAAACCGGAAATCTCACCTAGGCCTGGAGCAGATTTCTGCAGTGGCTGCATCAGGAAGTTCATTGCTTGGCTCAAAAAAGTACAAGTTCATTGTAGATGATGAGACTAGTGAAACTATCGTGATCTGCTCTGCCTTCAGACTTCTAGAGAACCTGCAATTGGATTGTCCAGTAGGACAGTTGTTGAATGAAGCAATACAAGCACACCACAAACAATACAAAAGTGGAACATCCACTCTCCTATTCCTTGCAGGAGCATGGAGTAAAGCAGTTTTAAATTGTATAAACCAAGGGATTCCCATTCCGATCATAGTATCTGAGATGTATGGAGGGCTAGAACATTGCTTTGAAATACTAATATCACGTCAGATATCCATAGACAGCATTTTGGAAAACTCACAGTGTAAACAAAGGTCGCAAACGATTAAAGCTGATGGATTATCATGTACTTTAACTAGCTTTCCCACCCAGCCGACAAACGAAATGCAATCAGTTGTAAAGGAAGATGCTCACTTTCAGTCAAATATATCAATAAAAATGAATTCCAGCAGCAACTACAGCATTAGCAATGAGCATGGCTCCTCTATGTTGTCTTTTTCAAGTAATATAATTACTCATGCCTCTTCTGACCAAGGTCACCCAAGTTATACACGCAACCAAGCAAAAGCAAGAATAAACATGAGCCGACACTTTGTGAATTCAAATATAAACAGACAAGAAGAAGCGTTGCCAGATTTGTCAAATAGTTTTCAACAGGATTCATTTTCTACTCCAGCTGATTCTACTCGCTTTACTACCCTGGCTTTATCGTTGAGCCATGGAAACCATAGGATGATGAAATTAGcaatagaggcttacaaaattcaGACTCAAAGTATTTTGCAAGAAACTATTAAAAGACCTCTCCCAGAATTTAACATTGATAAATTGGTTACGTATTTCTTACCAGGACCACCTGAGCATGAGTCCTGTGTTAGTCCTGGTTTTGTCACATTAATTTCAGAAGATCAGTCTAAAATTGTTCAGGATTTGGCAACTTTGCCTCTTCATACTATATTTATAAGTGGAGATTTGACTGATAAGTACCGTCATCCAGGATTCAACAGAATTTCAGATATAAAAGTGGTCACTCAGACTGTTGAGGACATTTCCAAAACTTTAGAAGAAGAATGGTTATGTAGAACAATGGATATACTTCATAAATTTCATATTAATTTGATTCTGGTGAAAGGACTAACATCTCCATATTTAATGAATAAGTGTCTGCAAGAAAAGATTTTAGTTATTCAAGAAGTTAAGGAACCTGTATTTCAAAGATTAACAAAGGCTATGGAAGGTATCCATGTAACTTATATTACGCAAGTAAAAGAGAATTGCATTGGAACTGGAGCACATCTATGTTTATGGAAAATGGAACATGGAAATATACCAAATTCAGGAGAAAGATTTGCTGTTCAGATAAATACATATAAAACTGCTGTGATCACAGTAGTGCTTTGTAGCCCCTTAAGGTGTAAGCTGCAGACATTAGTGGACCAATTCTGGAGTTGTGCATACCGTCTAAAACATGCCCTTAGTGAAAGATGCATCTTTCCTGGTGCAGGGGCCACTGAACTTGCCTGCCTATGCCATCTAAAGCAGCAAATACTTAAAAACTCTCCTTGCACCCTTGGAATTAATGAAACGAGTTGCATTGGAACACATCATTCTTCATGGTTTGCAGAAACTGCAGTATTGTTCAAATCACAAGTCTTGCAAGCCTTGGCTGATGGCTTGATTGAGTATCTAGTGACTGCTATGTTTAATACTGGCATGTATGAAACACCACTAGATGCTTTGTCAGAAGTGCAAAAGTGCCTTCACGATAATGATGGAACATTTCCTATCATTTCAGAGTTATCGGAGCAACATGTGAAAGTCGATATACCATGTAGAAGTTCCTGTAGCAGTCTGAGTGATGACTGCTTTGATTATGAAGTCTATGACAATGTAACAGTTAAGCTAGAAGCTTGGCGAAGGGCTTTGAATCTAGTGCTACTGGTACTGCGGGCAGATGCTGAAATTATCACTGGCACCAAAGCTAAAACCTATACAGTTAGTGAAGCCCAATTAAGAGAGGGAACATTCCTATAG